The following nucleotide sequence is from Zingiber officinale cultivar Zhangliang chromosome 10A, Zo_v1.1, whole genome shotgun sequence.
atcaaactctcaatttaagcttgacttgagcttgattcGAGCTTGGCTTAAGCTTAGTTAGAGCTTGATTCGTTTAAATATTATCAAGCTctaaattcaagtttgtttgattgattattaagtttaataatttaaatttatttatttattttattatttatttagcttattgaaaataattttattaatgaatataatttatgaacattatttataaacgttgttcacgaatattattcacgaatgttaacgagctgaatatatatgtgttcaaatttatttatttaacttaatgaactatttaaatttattatttaattaattttatatatattaaataaatataaataaatttttattaagtcGAATATCAAACATATTCATAAATATTttattcatttacaaccctatgaATGAAAAACCGTGCCTGCGTCCTGACCTCAAACTAATAAAAATTGGACatctgaattaaaaaaaataataaaaataaataaatatagggAGGGGGGAGTTGCTGCGAGCGATCGTGCCTGCGCCCGGACCTCAAAATTCTCCATCAGGTTGAGTTCATAGATTGCTGGTGGAGTCCGGCATTCGTGCTCAGTTAACAGTGCGGATGAACTGCCGCCCTCTCCACGGAGATCCAGAAGCGGAGGCGTCATTAGCGGGCGGAGAGGTGAATCCCAAACTTTTTTCTCCATTATTTTCTTCTTCGCCGTCCTGTCATTTGTCTCGTGGGCCTTCTCTGCTTTTCTGGAAAGTGGCCATTTCACTTCGGACATTTGCGTTTTTGTTGGCTTGTTAGCGCTGGGGGTTGGACTGGATCTCTTTGGCGGGCAATCTGTAGGAGCCTAGGTTTTGTTGAGATCTACACCCTATCTTTTACCTTCGATGCAATCTCTTTGCGTTTTTTTGTTGTTGCTGTTTGCTTAGTTCTGGAACATTTGATTGTGCTTGATTGCTTTGTTGTTTTTCGTCACTCATCGATCACTGCTTTTGTATGGTCTGATGGCTGGTTCTCTCGAAGTAAATTCGTTCGCCTATTGATTTTTGTATTTACTTGGATCGGTAGTTAGCCGAGTGATACTGGAATTTGAAGATCGGCGTTATGCCAAGACGCGTCAGGCGTGTTGGCTCTATTAGGTGTCTATTACTGAGAATCGTATCATTGGACCTCTTTGGGTGTTGTATTGTGTTTGCACTAAGGTCCGTGCAAAAGTGTTTAGACCACCACTATTGAATCTTAACTTCTTCGAGATGCTCCTCTTGTGACTAGGAAATCAACTTACAGTATCGAATTCACATGGCAATGCATTCTGGTAGGCAGGCTTCTTCGCATTTGAAATGTGTTTCACTTTGAAagatagatttaaggtaaaaTGATTTTAGCAAACACGCTATGGCGATGGATTCTGGTTGGCTTCTTGACATGGAATGCTAAGTTCTCTTAGCTGAACCCTCGTTGCTATTTCTTAATATTAAGCATTATATAAATGCGCAAATCACTCTTTTTGTGCGGTTCCAAAAATGAATTCTGTGTGGCATAATGGCAATTCTTCAAATTAGTTATTCTATACAACCATCAAAGCACACATTTCTCTAGAAGGATCAATTTTACTATTTGTGTTTGAGAATTTTGGATGCTGATGGGTCAAAAATGATGGACTTGTAGCAATTGGTGATACTTGATTGCATAGCCAATTTTCCTAAAGTTTCCATTTGTCTGCACCATTACTGTGCAACTGAGGtccattaattttttttcaagcaTATGATGAATTATGCTTCTTCTATAGCTTGCATTGTCGAAGAAGAGTTGTTTCCATCCAACTAGAAAGCAAGTTCTTCTAATGTTATAGCTATAAATCGGGCCAAGTCGTGACTCGACGCAGATTGATTTGGTCATGCCCGTGACAGAATATGTCTTGTCATGTTGAACTCAATCCGGCtaagttgagtagggtggttatTGGCTTGGCTCGTGAGTCGGGTGCAATTTACTTGCTTGACCCAagaatttcaaaacaaaaaaaaaaatagaaaacaaaaaatacttaaaataaattatttatttaaaatattttttatatttctttgttttttaaaattttctcatatatttttaatattttatttttaacaaatattatGTTTAGTGGGCTTAGGTTTGTGTTGGGCAACCCTTGCTAATATTAGAGCTTGTGCCGGACACAACTGGTGATAAAAAACCATATCATgtccaatctgtcttgcatggTATGTAAACAGGCCTTGGGCTTATGCCTTGCTCGCCTTGATTGATCGTTTTGACACCTCTATCTAATCAACTCGCCAATGTGCATAGTTTTGGTTAGAACTTCATGCATTGGGAAGAAGGTTGCTGTCACTAGATTGAGAATGGTTAATGCTAACTTGTTGCGGGTTCTCTTGAACTTGAAGTCAATTTTCCTAGCTCACTCTAATTCTTATATACACTAATCTAAACTTTTTCGTTGATATGCATCCTTTGCTGCAATCATCTAAAATTTTCTCGTGTCACTATAATGATTTAGATCACACATTTTGAATTATTTATTCACACAAATATGTTGGTTCGCTAGATCACACTACTTGTGCTCAAACTCAATTGTTGTTGTGCAACTTGCACATGGATTGACCCTCCTACTTGGCAGTAAAAGTGGAGGGAGACTTCTTATGCAGCAGTAACTTAAGTATGTGACTTAACGATGCCGATGTATGAATTGTAAAAATTCACTAGCAAAGTGTTACATTGAACCATGTGTGCCATGCACTTTAAGTCTCATTTGCTAAGTGTTCTTGTAAGTGCCACATGGATGCCATGACATGCTTAACATGTGTCCGTGGGCACTATGCTACTCGTGTGTTGCACTTGACTTGGATTGTCATATGCTTTATTCATGAGTATGCGTTACACATGACTCTACTATGAAAACACATGGTGCCCCCTCCAACTCCACCTTTTAATGAAGACATGATTTTATGAAAGGATTCATATTTAACTGTCTGAATCTTCTTCCAAATTTTAGGTACGACACTAATGTTCCCTATGAACTCtaatagctttcttcttctttcaccATGTTTTGAAAGCTATTCTGGAATCCCTCTTTATTTTGAAAGATTCTAACAATTTGAGGTTAATGATAATAAGTAATTTGATTTACTTGATCACGTCTCAGTGATGTTTTCAGCTAAGATATTATATTTCTGATTGCAAGTTTATCTCTTTTTAGTTATTTTTGTCTGCCAATTATCATCATGAAATCAATCATGTGGGTCTTTGATGTACTTTTTGAAAAATGCTCGTACAAAGGATTACAATTTTGCATAGAGTAATCtgcagaaaaataattttttacagtTTGTGATAATTTCTGCTATTTCTTCTGGGGTTTCTTTGATGAAAAATTACGAACAAGTTAGAAGAATTATGAAGACCACACAATCCATGCGTCTTTATATGTTAGACACTTTCAGCGATCCATTCAAAGAGGGTTAGATAATGGTGGACTGATGGGTTGCTGATCAATTCTGTGATTATTGCACAGATACTTCAAAGGAAGGTTGCTGCATGGGAGAACATCAGTGTTGATGGCATAGATTGAACATTCAGcagttaaataaaattgattgctGTTGGTGCAACTTAAGATAATATCAAGGAATCTACTGGGTAGAAGACTAGCTATTAAGAGTGTGGTGAAGAAATAGATGATCGTTAAGTGATTTGGAAAAGGATATTAAGAATAGTAAAGATGGAGAGTCTGATTATGAACCAGCAAGGGATTCACTTTCATCTCAAGGAGAAACTGCAACTAATGATGACAACAAGGTAAAAAAGCGTCAAGGGTTCCAAAGAAGCTTTCAAAAAGAGAACCTTCTGAGAATAGTACTCACACCTTGAGAGGAAGTGCTAATCGTTAAGGAGATGGTAGACTAATGTTCAAAACATCATGAGTCAAAAGAAGTCTCAAAAGCCTGTCAGAGAACCAATATCAATGAAAACTCCTACCAATAAAAGGGAGAATATAATTGTTTCTTCCACCACTTCATCAGAAGTGTCTGAAGAAACTGAGGACAAAACAATTGAAGAGGTTAAGGAAATAGATGTGATGGATGAGGCTCCTGTGTGCAGTCAGAGTAATCGTACAGCTGATGAAACAGTTGAAGAGAATGCCATCAATGATGACAAGGTGAATGCATATCAAAAGATTGAGGAGATAGATTCCAGAgcgaaaaacttgaggaagaactcAGAGAAGTTGCTGCTCTTGAGACAACTCTCTATTCTGTTGTACCAGAGCATGGAAGTTCAGCACATAATGTTCACACTTCCACTTGGCGTCTTTGTAGGCTATATATTCATGCTTGCAAATATTGGACTCAGGACAAGAAGGCTACAATTGCAAAAAATACAGTGGCAGGACTTGTACATATTGCAAAACCCTGCGGTAATGATGTTTCAAGGTACTAAAATTTTATATCAAAGAACTCAAGTGCTGGATAAGATTGAATCTTGGATATTCTCATGAATTGTTGAATCAGTGTGCgtaagttttatttcctttttttctATAGGACCATTAGAAAATTTGTAGGCCATTCTTCCTGTAAAAAATTTTGATTGTTTCATAGCTAATTCAGCATAAACACGCCAATGGATCTGTGCCTGGTTATCAATTTCAATTGTATTGGTGGTTTTCAAATCAGCTGCTATTTTCTGGAAGTGCAAACATTTTGCACATGGTCTTGCATATACATTACGGCAGTCCAAATTACTGTTTCTTTAGACATTAATGACTGTTAATAAGTCTTCTAGATGAGATTATCATTTAGGCTCTGGTTACTCTGAACGATGGAAAGGAGAGGGAAaagaaattcaaagggaaaaaCATGTCTagggaaggaaaagaagaagaaaaaaaaatcaggcaGCCCCGTGAAAATGATGTGCCAATGGATTCATAAATGTGTTAGTCCATTAGGTAAACAAAAGAAAGGAAATATTCATTTTTTCGAAGTAAATAAGGGAGAAAACTATGGAAATCTTTCTATAGTTTTTGTTTCTGTCCTCCCAAGTACACAAGGCATTGATCATTAAGTTAAACTAAAAGAAGTGTTCTTGACTTTTTAGATTGAATCCCTTCATGCAGGAGAAATTAAAAACGAATATATAGGACATAACATGCTAGAATAGGATAATTCTTCCAGATTGTGTCTGAACTCTGAACATCTTTATTTATTCTGATTTATCAAAATAATTTCGATGATGCGATAAGATTATTTACAAGTGTCTAATTTCTGGCTTGACTTTCGTTGAGGTTTAACTCTTTAAGCTTAGAGGTTGAATTGGACATTTCATTTATTTCCTTTTGGTCATTACTGTGTCTAGTGTCTAGATAGTATTTTGAAATCCAGAAAAATCTGGTGCCTGGAGGTGAACATATGAACCTCCTTGGCCATGAGTTTTTTGATTAAATTGGTCAAAATTGCAGTTCAGAAACCAGTCTGGATTTGTTTTGTAAGTTAGCATGATTAATGTGAAGTATCAACATGAAAGAGCTAAATTTAACCTACCTCTGCATGTGTACCATTTGGCCCAGATTACGTGTGTTGAACATCTCTAGTCATTTTAGTTTAACTATAAAGAGGGAATGAGACTGTTGGTTATACTCTAGTTCATGGGGCAACCTTCTTTCATGTTTAGAACTTGGCAAAGTGCAGTTTGTTTTCTGTTCGTTCTTCGCATGTACTTTCTTAATAACTTCCTTTTTCTTCAtgtgtgattttttatttcagaCATTGGCACCCCACATGCAAATGCCAGTGGAGGACTTGTACACACCAAGAATCTCAGGAAAATTGCTAGGATCATCACTGGCTGATCAGTAGCAAGGAAGTTTTTCTACCAATTTATGGAAAAGTGCATTTCATGATGCTTTCAGTAGAATATGTCCAGTCCGTGCTGGAGGCCATGAGTGTGGCTGCTTACCTGTATTGGCGAGAACGGTATGTTTAGCTATCATTCATCATCCATTTGTCATCATCATCATTAATAACAAAAGTTGTGCTGCCCAACTATGTAGGATCTTAGATCTATAGTTGTCAAAATTGATACGAGGATCGCAATTTGGCTGTATAGGATTTGATAGGATCCATGAAATCGGAACCAGTgaggaaataagaaaataaaaaagctATAATAAGAAGAATACCTAATATGTGTCATTACATATCTAATTATTTAATATACAAATAATGcaacaattttaataaaaattattaaataataaaaatatatttcaacaaacaataaaattataattttaatataaaaatatcaataaCAACTAACCTATTAGTGTTATTATTTAATGTTCTATGTTATAAGGGttagtcaatttttaattaaGGACAATTGTAGAATATTATTGTATTCTTTCTTGATCCACAATAACCTATCTTGTTCTAATTACCTTACTCGATCGATAGTAAGAGAAAGAAGTGTCGAGTCTAAAAGGTGATGGGAAGGTTGGATGAATGATccttgatcttgtagtgaatctAAAGTTTGATATAGATTACTAATACTAAATTGTTAGTGTTTAATGTTGTAGtggtttaaagttttaattaaggaGGCACAATTTTTGGATTATTGTAGATTGAGAGATATTATTATGTTCTTTCTCCATCCATAAAAACCTATCTTGTTTTGTAAACCTCCCTCGATGAATAGTAAACAAGAGACAGAAGGGTGAAGTGTTGCGTCCAAAAGGTGATGGAAAGGTTGAACGAATGATCCTTGAACTTGTGGAGAATCTAGAGGTGTGAAAAGGCTAATCAACGAAGACTTTCTTCTTTCCATGTGAGTTCTTTATAAATCAAGCTAAGATTCAAGGGAAAGTTAGATAAGTCAAGCCATCTCAATTTATCCCGATTCCAACTTGATTGCGTCAGACCAAATTTCAATAGATTCTATCAATCTTTTGATGTAATATAACTGGTTTGTAGTTAATTTTTTGAATTCTCAATGTTAGTATCAGTTGATTAGCCCTCCATcatgctttatgtcattatgTGAGGCTATATCACTAGTAATATTTCAATCAATTTTCTTATATATTAAGTTTTATTTGGCCTCTCTTTACACTTTTCACCACCCATTCAAATTTTCAACTATTGAATTGATTGATTATTTTTGGACATATTTATAAAATCTCTTGGAGAGGTATCTAATTGCTCTtggttatttattttttttatcattcttAGTAACGTGAGACATCCGTTCTTATATTGCTGCTAACCCTTTTTTTCTTCTACATGTTGCATGGTCCAACACTCCAATGTCTTTTTCAAAACACCTTATAGATTCCAGTTGTCATGGTTCTTTTGTGTTTTGCCTTGAGTGATTCTGGCATCAGTTATTCACTTTTGAACAAATTTATGGACGATAAATCTCTCGTATCCCTAGGTGATGGAGTTATGCATATCCAGATTAGATGTTGCCATGTTCAATACCCAAGAGTCTAGCCAATCCCAGCTGGGAATTTAAGCTTTGGATCCTGATACGGCGAGTATTAAAAGCTACCATCGATGCAAAAGGAGGTCAAAATGGTATGCTGAGTTAGGTCAAAGTCACTCATACCAGAGTCGGCTGACAATCTTCCAAAGTCGACCGTTCGACCATCCGGTCGTCCGgccaatcgactgatcgatcaagCAGGCCAACCAGACTTCTTGGCTAAGTAGACCAGGACCGCCCAAACCAAGGCGGCTTGACCAGGGCTGCCTAGACCAGGGCCTCCCGACACTTCCAGAGCCGAGCCAATCCATTGAAAGCCCATTAGACTGATGGGCTTGTCACCCCTCTTTTTGTCTCATCTACTGACATTTAGATAGAGGTAACATGACCTCTAACATATTTGTCTGGAGGAGACCCTCTGACACTTAGACAAGGGTATCATGACCTCTAACATCTTTTGTCTTGACATGACCCTCCTATAAAAAAAGTCCGTCCCGTGGATAGGAGGggagagaaaaaggaaaaaaaaaaggaggcgAGAGGGGGAAAAAGGGAAAGAGACTCCTTACTGCATACACTTATTTTGTTATTTATTCTCTTGTACTATTCATTTTCTTGATACAGGAGATCATCAGAAAGTGACTTGAGCGGTGACGACTAATATTACGACCTGCTCACTGATCTACTAGAGGGTGTCCCCCGGGCTAGGGCACGTTTCTAAGGCGTATTCTTCATGCATTTCGTTACTCTACCATTG
It contains:
- the LOC122027079 gene encoding uncharacterized protein LOC122027079 — encoded protein: MSQKKSQKPVREPISMKTPTNKRENIIVSSTTSSEVSEETEDKTIEEVKEIDVMDEAPVCSQSNRTADETVEENAINDDKVNAYQKIEEIDSRAKNLRKNSEKLLLLRQLSILLYQSMEVQHIMFTLPLGVFVGYIFMLANIGLRTRRLQLQKIQWQDLYILQNPAVMMFQDIGTPHANASGGLVHTKNLRKIARIITG